CTTGATATGGCACCGGATGGACGTCTTGACTTAAAGATGGTTCCGGACTAGGATTATTGTTTGAATTGGAAGCATTTTCATCTGTGGGACTGTAGGCTGGTGGCGGGGTTTCCGCCAAATTCGCATAAGGGGGAGACTGCGGGTTACTGGAAATGACACTACTAGGACTAGAGACATTTGAAAGCGGGGAGTTTGGACTCATGTGATTAGAATTGAAGCCGTTTGAAGAGTAGCTGACGTTGTGTGGCATGTTCGGCTCTACCAATTGCTGGAAGGGAAGGAGGGAATGACCTGGTACGAAATCGTTGTGTCTAGGTACGAGAACAGGAGGGAGCACCGGACTTTCTACCCGTTTATAGTGGTAGGGGTTGATGCAAACCTCTTTTTGTTTGGCAGAAAATGGGTATTGACAATGTTCAAGCGGCTTCAGTTCGTGATGACTTTGCAAATCTGGCCACCGCCAGACTCTACAATATATCACATGGGGGAGACCTTTTCTGTGAGATACCTGcaaagataaaaatgttctAATTTCCTACAACTAATTTATTGACAAATAACACAACTCCAGCAAAACATTAATCCAACTTTACTTGCCTGTAACCGTCCATCTAAACTCCTAGGAATGGTGACACATTTGCTAGGCTGTCCAGGACAACTTAAAGCTTTCTCCAATTCCTCAATAGATCCCCTAcgcttttttaacttttttactaGGCTATCAACCGCCTTCTCTGCCCATTTTTCCTCTTCGTCACCTTGTTTCCACCCAAGCAGCTTTTTCACTGCTGGACTTGTGAAGGAAAACAAACTATTTAATGTTGAAATGGGACCGCTGCTCGATGATTCGCCCTCGTCGATGTCCATATTAAAACTATGAAACAAATACACTACTTTTGACTGCTTTTataatgtgaaaaattaataataattaaggaCAAATGTGTCTGTTACACCGGCAAATTCATTATGtaccaatttgaaaaaaaatttgcaggCCTCTAATGCACATCCacaaatgaaaatgaaaattggtatttacagggtgattcataaATATGGCTTACTTGATAATTTGGGAAACAGTACAGTACAGtagttacagggtgttgagttacctcaatttgtttttcgtcattattctaaaaatatcaagGTTCAGACTTCAAATTTGTGaagtaaaatcattttaagTGACGAATAAAATATGTGTCACGATTTATGcattgtatataaaaaaagtagtgttaatttatttgatttttttaaagaaatcaaAGTAATACTGAAATGAAACAAGAGTACATAATTAGCAGAAAGATTATTGCCCTTTCAAGTTTTGAATCTAATTTGATGCTAGATATACAGgataaagttattttatttagcaCTTGTTCTACACTAATAACCaggtatttcattattaaatactAATTGTAATCACAGTAACAGGCattgacaaaaattttattgcaataaaattgcttACATGCATTAATCACACCAAACTAAATATTTCTGCTAGCAAATTTGaacacaataaaatttctatcaatgtctactaattaaaaattctacaaaGGGGACATGTTGGTTTCATTCATAAATTCTCATCTGAATATAATTCATGCATTGAAAATTATccataaattttcgaaaaatatgcATTAATGTAATCTGGACCAGAAAAAGCTATTGTGCACTACATGTTCTCATGATTTTTCCACCTCAAATTGTATTCATGAGTATTGATCTAaagttattgataatttttaagaCACATCCTATATTACCTACGATTACACACCCAAGTGTGTAAGTTAATGtgatgtaataaattattcaaataatcaTTTAGCTTATCTAAAAGAAACCAAGCGATTCtgacatatttttagcaaaattgaCTTAAATGTTTCAAGTTGTGAACCTCTTTATGAGAAGGTATAGACATTCTATTGAATAAAGCAAATGCATCTCCAGAGTAATCATGTGGTTCTATTATGTCAGTTTTGCTTTTTCAGTACTTGGTTCCTGTTGGATAACTGGTGCTCATGTCAAGTAGCACacgaatatattattttatatgcaCCTACTtttaacaggaaaaaataattatttaataaagtgttaGTAAGGGTATTAAAGTACGAGTTGGGTATATACAGTATTGGCCATAATTATTGcatcttttaaaattgttttatagttttgtttaaatcgaaAGGACAAATGTGCCACCTCGTACATACATTCTTTATTGAACTACCTTTACTTATCAGAGAAATAGAATATATTCTCTCTTCGCATATTCACAGGTATAaacaaattgtgtttctacgctggccaaaattattgcaactatttattttttcgtgtttttttgAGAAGATTTTGCTTTTTAGTTCCTGTATTCAATTCAACTATTAGTTAGTGAATTTTCCATCATGGCTCAAAGTAAAACATATAGTGGTGACATTAGAAACAgagtgattaatttttataagaatgGTCTAAGGCAAGTCGAAATAGCCCGAAATTTACAACTCCATAAATCAACAGTGTCGAGAATCATCAAACAATTTGTTTGTAGTGGTGGTataataccattaaaaaacactGGTAGACCAAGAAAGTCCTCCAAGCAATTGGaccgaaaaattttaaatattgcgaaaagaagtcctttcctatcttCAACGAAAATCCTGAGTGAAATCGACCAAGCAGGATCATCGGGCCTTTTAAGTCGAACAATAAAGCGAAGACTTTGTGAAAATTGCTTAAATAGTTATAGACCGGCCAAAAAGCCTTTGCTCTCGAAGAAGAACATTAAAGCCAGGCTCGAGTTTGCTCAAAATCACATTCACTGGACACAAAATGATTGGAAAAGCGTCGTATTTAGTGACGAATCtaagttcaatttatttagaagTGATGGTGTGATTCACGTAAGGCGACCTAAAGGCCAGAGATTGGATCCAAAATACACCTGTCCCACTTTGAAACATGGCGGAGGATCTGTAATGGTGTGGGGGTGCTTTTCGTCATTTGGTATGGGCCCTCTACACAAAATTGAGGGAAGGATGGATAAGTTTATGTACAGAGACATTTTAAGGAACGTTTTGGAACCCTATACAGATGAGATACAAATTCACCTTTCAACACGATAACGATCCAAAGCATGCTTCCAAATTAGTCAAAGAGTGGTTAGAACAGCAAAAAATACCTGTTATGAAGTGGTTAGAACAGCAAAAAATACCTGTTATGAAGTGGCCATCCCAAAGTCCTGACCTCAATTCAATTGAGAACTTATGGGAAATCTTGGACCAGAAAATTCCGGAccgaaaagttaaaaatgccACGAAACTATTCGAATTACTATCAAAAGCTTGGTCAGAAATGGATCCAGCTAtaattgagaaattaattaattctatgtCAAATAGAATGGCAGATGTAGTGAGGGCTAAAGGATATTAtaccaaatattaaaaatttgttttatttttcattgttatagttaattatttaagcaaaataatttagttgcaataattttggccagcgtagaaacacaatttgttTATACCAGTGAATATGCGAAGAGATAATATATTCCATTTCTCTGATAAGTAAAGGTAGTTCAATAAAGAATGTATGTACGAGGTGGCACATTTGTACTttcgatttaaacaaaactataaaacaattttaaaagttgcaataattatgGCCAATACTGTAAGTAGCACCAAGATAGAAATGCACTACCTATTTTTGTACTGGATTTGAATCTGAATTTTGCAACTCCACACAACAGAAAACTTCTCAAAAAACTCATAACAGACACACACAAGCACATGGTGGAAACATTCACAACATACACTTTACGTTTCCGGAACATTTCCTGGGTCACAATATTCAATGGCAATGTTAAAAGTGTTGTCTATTATCCAAGACAGTTATGTAAACTACTATGGTTAAATTAATACAACTAGAAAGCATGCAGATATTACATGCCAGGCAAGCCACTTAAAGTACTAACAACTGGATGGAttggaattaaaaatgtactttGGTCTGAGTTTAGTCATCTTAAGTATTGGTGCAAAAGGCAAATGCTCTAGagatggaaaaaataatatgaagagaaaaacttaacaaatgactcacaaattattcaaatgagtcacataaaactgaaaatctgttgccattttaaatggaaattcgCGGTACACATTTATTTCGATCTGTTGCGCGTATGGTACTAGCGGAGCACTTCCTCTAAGCTTGGTATTTATCAAGAGCAACATTTGCTTTTTtccaaacaacaaaaataaaacagacaTGACCACGGAGAGCATTTGATCGTTCACTACCATCTAGGACAGTACTTAGCGGGCTccttagggaaataacttatTACTTACCTTTATTATACGGAAAATAGCTGTGTTATGGCACACTTTATGGTAATTTagcttgaaaaatttgaaaaaaaacacaaaaatgaaCAAGGAGGACGACTGCCTGACGCCTGAGTTGCCTGGCGCAGCTTGTTTGGGAACATCGGAAATTGTACTATTTGACCTTTCTATTGTACTAGATTTCGCAAAATAACGCAATCAtgtgttaataatttctataaatttgaatatgtccTGATGAGTTTTTGGTtacttttgtgttttatatcaaatgtctagtgaataaatattaaattagtctaaattcgttttattTACGTTGTATACCCCAAAGCATCTTCCATTTTTTCCGTTGTTTTAtatcttattaaatttctgtGGAATATCTAATCCGTGTAATAACATTCGAATgcaatgtaataaattaaaatatttaattttttgagaagTGCTGGAAAATGAATGGTTTTAGGTCGACTTTTCACGTATGTATTTAACCAATTGTAATCATGTTGTACTAAATTTAGTACAGTTGTCACAAGTGGGGCAACAGAACATCCGCCAAAGAGAATGGTTTATGGGCAACTGCAAGATGTCGCCACAAGTACAAGGCGAGAAAGGCGGGATATTTAAAGTGCAGCTCTAATTGAGCGCGTTCAGATTGTTGCtactattttacttttatagcAAAATTGAATAGGTACAgaacaatattaataataattatcgttTATCATATAAGTTTAGTAAAAGAGTAATTAGAAGATAGAacttatttccaaaattttgcaCATTGACTTGCTctttagaaaaagaaaagaataCGATTCAATTAAAGGTCGAATAAAGTATTTATCTacagaaaataattctttgttctaataacataaaaaatattaaaaaatgcggaactttattaatattttcttttcagaagatataatttttcaaattttttggaCCATCCTGCAGAGAAACAGTAATGCCATATGGGTACAGTGGTTATATATGGtgtttttttagcattttacCATAGCCAAAATCACCTAAGAAATATAGTTATTTCCCATAAAGGTAATGGGTAACCTTCGCTGCAGGTGGTGAACAGTAATGATAGGGCTATGATTAAACCATTTCAGAATTTGTCTAAGACATGCCTCCGACATTTCCACACctacttaaggttttttttttataatcacCCATTACATATTGCTGATCTTGAGAATACCCCAGATATACATATTTCCAAAGTATAGGTTGCCTCAAAATTCAACGTGGCCTTAGATATAGATTGGGTTATAGATTATTCTCAAATagtgaaaaaatacaaaaaacattttgatataaaactggatttggaaaatttttgttctCTAGTTACAgggtgaaaaaaattgagatttgtttaaacaattatttattcataGCTCTAATGACTTTTGACCTATACAATACCCACGTGTATGATTACAGTTTTACGATGTCACtgaattattgtaaaaacaaGCAGAGAATATTAAGCTCTAacgaacttaaaaaaactaatactAAGCTAAAACTAAAAGTAACTTAAAAAGTAACTACGAACACAAAatagataaaaacaaaatccatacaaaattaagattttctGCATGATTAAACAACCTGCCTGGGAGTAAAATGGGTCATACTACGCATAGTCATGACCccatgaaaataatttctctgtTGATATTTCCGCTTGCAAGAATTATATAGGATGATTCACAACGCAATCAACACAAAAGAAGTTCGTATAGAGGACCTCAAagcaatttgattttttatatgaaatctTTTCTCATGGTTACtacatttagaagagaaatttatttaaaaaaaacgcgctaaaaaattaaaaaatactctgTATTTGAACAATGACTAAACAAAGAAtaaccaaattttgaaaatgtattgaaaaaattaaagtgaaagtccattttattcaatacctgaacatattttttcaaatgatacATTGGTTATTGATGCGGTTCCTTAAatcttttttagtttcaacGACGtcgaatataaaatgtttttaaacgAGAGAAAAAAGGCGCATTGATTTAAATCTGGTGATCGCGGTGACCAGTATTGAGGCAATTATTTCCACGACTTATTCATCGATTTAGAAACTGTTGGGTTAAAAATTCCCTAATATCCATACTGAAATGCTCTATCGTGCATAAACCACATTTCGCGGCGTAATTGTAAAGGCAAATCTTGCAGTAACTCaagaagagtattttgtaagaaaataagTAGTCCTCGCAAGTAGTTTGTTAAAATTACTATATCACCCAATAACGTCTGCccatacatttattttaaactcttCTTGGTAATGATGGCTTATTGTGGTATATGAATTTTGATTCGAATGTTCATGACCATCGGGAAGATTTGTACTCCCTCTCCGTGCAAAGAATGGCCCTGTGAAAATCAATGTTCTGATCTCCGACGAAGTTATATCAAATCATGCTTGGTTTTGAGTCTTCCGGTAacatttcttgaatttttccaaaattacaTGGATGCTGCGATTTACGTTGTATAATTCAAATGGTAGTATATTAAATTGCCGGAATATTCTTTGGGTGTTGGTTGAAGGACCTTAATGGTCCGGAGTAGTTTTTGGTGCAGAATTGGTTAATACAGGTAAGTACTGtttcatcaataaataataatgacaTCAAATAAGCAAGCTAACAACGAAAGggaagaaaatattcaagCAAGAAAAGGGAAATCTAAGAAGCTTGTAGAGCTGGTGGGCATacgtacatacatatgtcGGAATAAAATTCGGAGCATTTTCTATAgttaagaaatattattttattattaaaatattgaaaaactaaCGAATTTACTATTACTCAACTTCACCTctacttttgtatatttcggCTGCCTATTTTCTCCTCCTGCCGTTCTTTTTCGTTTCCAAGGCATAGCTTAGTTCCCAATGGGATTCCCCGATACTTGGCTATTGGGTAGCGACGGTAGTACAGTACTTCATCCCTAGATGGTTCTGTCAATTTGTCCGTCGTATTACTAACTCTAATACTATAATACCAAAACTTATgcacatacatatatcaaatattttctgtaGGATCGGCAAGAAAGATCGGTGGACTGATACCAACCATGAAgtacctgaaaaaaaatgcagCAAACAAGGGGGACGAGGGGAATACTATACTCATGGACCAAATGGTCTCATCCAATTTCTGTACTTTTATAGTGTCACTATCTCCTTCGGGAGGAGAATGTAAAAAATCATACAACTTATCCAAAGAATTATCTCATTGCGAAGTCACTGACCAAAAATACTATAATACCTGCTGGTTGAGCAACTACTACTGTATCATTGATCAGTTTGAGGAGAGAAAAGACTATAATCATTTTCACCCTCTTCTGACTTGTAGAATAAGAAACTTATAGAAGATCACAGAATCAGAGATAACATAGAATCCACTCATGATTCAATGCCAGAGAGGGCTCTGCAGGAATGTTTGTTTTGGGGTATCAAATTGATCTCATTACAGCAGCAGGTCATTGCTATCCTTCTCTGCCCTTTTATCATGCTGCTGACTTCAATGCGCAGGTCAAGCATCCTTTGCAAAGGGATTTGAGGCATTTTCTCATTGTCGTTCATCGTATTGATCGAAGTGTGTTGTATGGTGTTTGTGTGCACTATTGTTGAGAAGTTATGGCTACAAAAAAGGTCAAACCTAAGGTAAGTGATATCAAAGCGATCACACTGATTGCGTATGCATTTGTGGGGGTCCATGCAGAAGGGGTGGATAATGTGTTAAGCAAATTTGACCACGTTAGCTGTGATGGCAGGGTTGTTATTTGCGCATTGGATCTATGAATTtattatcagaaaaaaatgcaatattattggaaaatctGAGTTCCTAAGTCAATCCTGACCCGAGGGCGCATAGAATGCAGTAGCAACATTGGGCGAAAATAGTGCAAGCCCTCGCTCTCTCAATCACCCTCAATCAATTCTCAAGTCAACCTTCGAACCTGGAAGAATCTTCCCCATTTTCCCCGTCGAACAACCAGATCGTTTCCATGTTTGTCCCGAAATCTTCGTTCTCAGGAGCCGACTAAAATGACTTTTAAATTCAGTCGAAAGTTCTAATCTCCGATTCCACCTCCGACTTACATGCCTGCTGATAAATGCTGATGATTATCATGCAAGTGGTCTAAATCGTCTAACAGTGGTCAGGCCGCTAACTTTAGTAGGCATCGCCGCGTTAACACACTGACTGAGAGACACGATacgaaataaaactttttaacataaacaaactcAGTTTAAATGTGACCGCGATCGACGATGTTCAGAAATTTTCACGattttgtagtttttagtCCAAAATTTGTGATTTGAAGTGAACTTTGTGCAACTGTCCAAAGGTTTTTTGAAAGCAATTGCAGATCGTAAGTCCAATTATTAAACGCATTAATAAACCGTTACATctttattgattatttaatagttttaattagttttaacgCGGTTATTGTTCGTCGGTGTGTAGGTACTCTTGCATGCTTGACggttttttagtttaattccGTTTTCCTGACACTTACTTCtgaatttaccaaaaatgtgaaaatgtatttttttaatcatttttcttgcTCCGTCCAGTAATTACTCACAATCAAACGCCTCCCTGGGTCGAAAACTACGAAAAGCAGTTGTCATTCCATCACCAGCTCAATCCTAAAGGTACTTGTTGTTTCTCATGAGATTCATATTCCTTCGAGGCTTCCCTCTCAAAAATTTCCCTGAAGACCCACGTCCTCTTCAACCCATTTCGCTAGTCCTCCTGGATCTGCCAATACGCGGTTGTTGGTacgaaattttgcatttaattagATAACTCTTGTGGTTAGATTTCTTATGGCTTTCAAGTAGCTAACTTCCGAGCCAGGTTGCatcgaactaacctgaactaacctggaaGTTTCTccaataattttatgaagtttcGGCCGGTTTCTCAATagtctttattattttttccggCATTTCTACGTGATGCCTTTGAATCTCGTCCACCTGGAAGGTTCCTGGAGAAAGGAACGTAAGAGAACAACTTTctaacaaaattgaaaatgaatagAACCACTATTGGTGGCTGAAAATATGGCCAAACTATGTTCACATCACTTGTGCAATAGGTATATAAACTGAATCATATTTAGGTGCTTTGGTACAAATGTTCCTTCAGGTTAATTCGCCGGTCCAATGCCCCTCAGTCTTTGTCCTTCCCTGGTCtgaaattgtttgttattaGTTTCATTGTTGTTACCTGCGATTAGCTACCTTTTTACTCCTACACTTTCctgttatttttcattaaactcTTTAATGAGCACACTTGTGTTTACATAGGATTAACCCTTCATTCCTCACATTATATGAAATAAACGTATGTATGAACTTCTAGAAATATCACCTTATCGAAAGAAATATTATCTTATCGTGTTTTCATGCAAAATATACTGGGTCTATCCATCAATCCgcacctttttttaaaaccactttAAATTCATACGTTTTAGACCAATCCGACCGTCAACCAatgatttttacttttcaagtcatttttaattagacACTCGTACGTAATCAGCCAATATCACCAGATTAAGTACCCATACTtaggaaaatgaaattgaaaatttgtgaaagtaggtattcatatttaaacatttgcaCAGTGATTTATTATTGAGAAAGTCGTTTGATGATGATTGTTTGAGCTCGGAAAATGCCTGTGGTAAATCTATGAATAGGCACTTACAAGCACCTGCTGTAGGTGTGTTATAAGGCTGGTTATTAAGACTTCACCAGTGAAAGAAGACCAGTTAGGTAGGGCTACGAAACATGTCGTAAAGTGCGAATTACAATGTTATACTAGGAGATCACGAAAAGGTTACAAAATTTAACTCGGTTCCCATGTAGAATGACAATTAGGGTCAGTACCGCAGGTTCTGCAAGTAAATTGCTGATTGGGAATTATCCACAATGGGagaaaaagaattattcaCGACCGATCAGAAACAGACAAAGGTGCatgaagttttatatcaaatgaGATCAAACGAGCGAAAGTCAGTCAGATGGTTTTCCCTATGAAAATCCGGCATGAAATCTAGATAAAAGACGTTGATGCACGATGCAACTCGCTCAAATATTTCCTCTCTGTTCAAAAAAGCTTTTTGCCATATAAAAtgatatgaatttttgaatctAATGGCCCCCGTTGAGGAAATCAGCAAAGTAGAAGGGAAGTGCTTTCTTCCCTGTCTATACCAGCGCTGCACGAAATTTTTcgtacatttgaaaaacatgaaaaattcaGGCAAAATAGACTTTTACCTCTATTTCAATCCAATGCTAGATGTAATGTTCACTTTAGGGTTCACAGTAGAATTctagaatatattttaaattattcattttttagatGCAgaagcttaatttttttcatattagtGGAAATATCAATTGTCAAGCAGATCATGCTAATCTGCACTAACTTGAATCTGAGCCCGCATTTGCTTCATTTTATTAATCTTCActaattatcattttcttgTGTCACAACTAACCCCAAAATGCAATAAAGAAACTTAAGAATTTCTCAACATTCTTGAGACCGaaggaatttaataaaacttcatgcattttagaaaaagagccatttttaacgaaaaactTTGCGGAGTACCACGGTTTTAGATCGGGAGATTGAAGAGAAGACTGAGCAAttcgattttttgttttgttctagttttaaaattgaggGAAGTTTTAGTGTCAAGAAACTCGAATTCGTCTACAAGAAAATTAAGTGAAATTcttgaattattgaaataaaaatttgatccTAAACACCCGAATTGCTGAAATACAAATTTGGCCAACAATTTTGGGTGCATTTCGGAAATTTTTAAGATGGAGAATCgctcttaaaattaaaaaacattcttaGTTCAGAAATCCACGATTAAAGTTTAACTCTCCTAAAATATTAGGGATAATtctctattttaatttaatgaatctAAAATTGTGCTTAATATTTAGAGATATTCGTGGAGTTTTTCAAACCTAAATTTGTCTGTAATGgataaagaaatttgaatcGTGAACTCGAAATCGAACTAtgcgattttttaactttgtttCCAGGTTTTAggatatttctgaaattccTGAAATACATTTCTCAAATTGCTACGCCCCAAATTAGTGTTGAAAGTACGGCGCCTCCTCGTTGTAATTATTGAACAGTTTATAGCTCTTTTACTTGGAGGGTTGGAGGAAAAGcttaaatgaaaaagttgtGGGGTTGGTTCCGAATTGCACGGATTCGATTAAGAACAAGCAGCGAAATATAAGGAAATTTGCTTGTATTTAATTACCACAATCACACGAAAACACATTTAATACCGAGtcaaatgaaaacattaaCACTgtcatttcatatttttcctaaaaaaagtACCAATGCCACGAAATTGCCGAAAAATGAATATTGCTgctaaatgaatattttattagtatgaAAATATGGTTTGTGCCCCTTCTTCTTCACTGTTGGAGAAATccctgaaaattttcaatttggaatttttcgtCTACGCAACAGTCATGCTAACTATCCTTAAGTTCAGGGAAATCTCCCTACATCCAAATTTggccttaaaattttgaattgagtAAACGCATATGATGAGGTGTTTACAAGCAAGAACTTTGGGTAAACATTTGGTTTTGCATTAGTAAACTCCATTCTTCAACGAAAACCTAGGAAATTTCATCTCTTTGGTCCGTTTTGTTACTGTTTACAAATTATGACAAATCTCTAAATCTGATCTTAAAAACTTGAAATGTGATTGACCAACGTTCGATAATATTCATTTGTGTTAGGCATGCTGTTTCATTTACTAATGTGATCATTCGCGCTGTATCTCAAACCAACCTTG
This DNA window, taken from Euwallacea similis isolate ESF13 chromosome 5, ESF131.1, whole genome shotgun sequence, encodes the following:
- the Mad gene encoding protein mothers against dpp isoform X2 gives rise to the protein MDIDEGESSSSGPISTLNSLFSFTSPAVKKLLGWKQGDEEEKWAEKAVDSLVKKLKKRRGSIEELEKALSCPGQPSKCVTIPRSLDGRLQVSHRKGLPHVIYCRVWRWPDLQSHHELKPLEHCQYPFSAKQKEVCINPYHYKRVESPVLPPVLVPRHNDFVPGHSLLPFQQLVEPNMPHNVSYSSNGFNSNHMSPNSPLSNVSSPSSVISSNPQSPPYANLAETPPPAYSPTDENASNSNNNPSPEPSLSQDVHPVPYQDQPYWASIAYYELNSRVGEVFHCNSTSVIVDGFTYPGNNSDRFCLGQLSNVNRNSTIENTRRHIGKGVHLYYVNGEVYAECLSDSAIFVQSRNCNHHHNFHPSTVCKIPAGCSLRIFNNAEFAQLLSQCVNHGFEAVYELTKMCTIRMSFVKGWGAEYHRQDVTSTPCWIEIHLNGPLQWLDKVLTQMGAPHNAISSVS
- the Mad gene encoding protein mothers against dpp isoform X1 encodes the protein MATDFQFYVTHLNNFFNMDIDEGESSSSGPISTLNSLFSFTSPAVKKLLGWKQGDEEEKWAEKAVDSLVKKLKKRRGSIEELEKALSCPGQPSKCVTIPRSLDGRLQVSHRKGLPHVIYCRVWRWPDLQSHHELKPLEHCQYPFSAKQKEVCINPYHYKRVESPVLPPVLVPRHNDFVPGHSLLPFQQLVEPNMPHNVSYSSNGFNSNHMSPNSPLSNVSSPSSVISSNPQSPPYANLAETPPPAYSPTDENASNSNNNPSPEPSLSQDVHPVPYQDQPYWASIAYYELNSRVGEVFHCNSTSVIVDGFTYPGNNSDRFCLGQLSNVNRNSTIENTRRHIGKGVHLYYVNGEVYAECLSDSAIFVQSRNCNHHHNFHPSTVCKIPAGCSLRIFNNAEFAQLLSQCVNHGFEAVYELTKMCTIRMSFVKGWGAEYHRQDVTSTPCWIEIHLNGPLQWLDKVLTQMGAPHNAISSVS